TTCAAGAATTGAAGACATGGGATGAGAGCAATGGTTCTTCAACAACTTCTTAAGGCcttaaaaatattagaaacTAATCAACTTTCCATATCAAACCACAAGAAGATTTCAATGGCAACCAAGGCACTCTATATAACGGCAAACATCAACTCCGAAAGATGCCcgacataaaaaaaaacccacCAGAATGGTCAGTAAATCAAGCTCGAAACTGAAGCCCCACTACTGCACAATAACACGAGTAGTCCACCATCAGGATACCTTGAGTCAGGTCTTTAGGAGTTCCTATCAAacattttctaaaacaaaaggTAAAAGATCATCAATGAGCGGTTGTGGCAGTGGTTTTCTTGAAGTCAATCTTATCGACCTTCACCTCTCCGTCGATCAGCTCGTAGACATAGACCACCACGCGGAGCCCATCGATGTCCATGAGCACAAAGCTTGGGTTCACATCATAGGTGATGCTGCTGTGGGCCCCAGTGGCCGACCCCGGGTTTATAACGACCCCTCCCTCGTGCTTGTAGGCTGTGAACTGGTGGGTGTGGCCAGTCACAAGGATGTCTACATCCAGCTGCCTCTGAAGCATCGCTAGTGAGTCTAGATCGCCCCATGGAATAACCTTCATGAATCAAGTAGTCGATATCATTATACTGTTTATGGAAATTATCAGATTAAACTAGTGAGTCATTTGAAAACAAGTACTATGGAAGAGGATTACAACGAATAAATAGACAAACAACCTAACACTTGCAAAGGATGCCCAAGAGTGGCAAAacaatgagatatatatgtCCTAATTCTGAATTCTGATAGCCAAAAACAAGGGGATTCATGTTATATGAAaaggaagagagaaaaacaaaagtgAAGTGTGAAGGCTATAACAAACCTGATGACCATGACACAATCCGAGCTTAAATTGACCAATGGTTATTGTTTTAGTCTCAGGGTAGCGAGCATCTTCATCGTATTCACCCCGGGTAATATGCAAGTCAGGGCAGAGAGTTTTCAAGTAATCGTGAACTTCCTGAACCAATATCACAGATAAAATTTTCAGCTAACAGAAACATTTCTAGTTTACTAGAAAAACTAACAGGAGAAAGGTTTTTGTTAATTGCAATATCGATTCAAACCAGTGCCTCACAAAATTTCAGAGATCACATATGTATGATTGCGTGCACCCTTACactataaaaattaagaagaggATTGCAACTAAATGACAATTCTTTTGAGAGACAACTCATAACAAAGAGAATAAAATGCACAACTTTTGCGAGGCCTTTGGACTGCAAGCACCCATATTTATAGGAACTCCAGCCATACAAGGAGGACCTCGGCAAATATGTCAAAACAGGGGATATCTCATCGATTAGAACCAACAGAGGAGACATGAAGAGCTGCcattttgagaaaaatccCATAGAAGATGGAAATAAACCCTTGAGAAACCAAGAAATCACAATTTGGTAGGTAACGGAATGAGCTTTTAGCAAATATACACATGACAAAGTAGCCCCAAGGTGCAGATGAACAAATTTAGAGACAGAACGGAGATTAAAGGTGATGGACTTCCTCAGGCTTAAAGGAAAACATTTGGAAACCATAAGTCAGATACATGTATGGCTCCCAATAGTGAAAGAATCGATAGAATAGGGTACAGTCCTTTATCCCAGTGAACAGTTGGGGTTGGTTAATCTTTGCTTTCACAATCCAAACAGACTCATAAAGCTGCAAGTATCGAAGTATTAGCATGCTGAAGGGGAGCAGTCCCTCAGTGGTAAGGCCGGAACCCAATGACCATTCAATATAAGCATTGCAAGGCAATCATGAGATGCAAAAGTTACGTCTTAGCACTTCATATAGACGAAGCTCTCCGCTGACAACACCCCAAACCTCACCTCACCTTTATAAATACTTCTTCCAAAACCTCAAATCACACAATGATATCCAAACTCGCTCACAATCAACAAAAGAACTCAAACATGTCCAATCTTAGAAGGGCTCAATTTATTCATGCTGTTCGTATTCATCATAACCTCAGAAAGAAAAGGCTCCTACTCCAACAGGGTCAGTTAACCCAAGCTTCCATAAGCTTAACAAAAGAATTAAATGACACCAAACCAATCCGAGCAGATCCTCTATGATCACAGAGAAGACAATCACTAGACTGCACAAAGCAAAAcataaaatgatgaaaaacTTGATAAATCAATGGGATTGAGCAGTGGAACATTAACCTTAATGCACAAATTTCCGGTGCAGATGATGTGTTGGATCTTTCCAGGAACGAGCATGGACTTGAACTTGGCCGGCAGATCAGGTGCCCTGTGGGGAATGTGAAGATCCCCCAATGCTAACACCAACACCATCTCCCCCCAAAATCACACACCCCAGCTCCCCAAATATCCCCAATCGCTAGTTTCTGCAAGAACAAACGAATGCAATTGCTTACCCAGGTAGGTTCTCGAACGGATTGCCCACAAAAAAGGTGAGCTTTTTCCTAAATCGAACAACGCAGAATTACACAGATTTTGAATCGAAGCCGTAACAAGAACGGATCGGGAGGATGtacgcagagagagagagagagagagagagagagagggagtcATCGAATACCCAGAAGCTGACATGAATAACCTCCTCAGAGAAGGCTGTCGTTGACGTTTCTCTCCATTCCCGTATTTCGTTTTCTACAAGATGAAAAGTTCTGTGGGGAAAAACGCAAAATCAAATTCATGTTTGGTCTATTTTCAATTAACTccatttactttttaattttcttataaatggTCCCtgtagttttatttattttaagatgAGCCCTCTATTTTGAGTTTTCTCAACCAGGAATGATCATTATGCACGAAACAGAGTTTGAGTGTTGCTGGTATGGAATGTTAACGCCAATATTCCATGAAGAGTTTTGCTTTCTCGGAAATATATAAACACGGTCCATTTTGGGTGAACTAGGACTAGTTGCGCGCAGACATCGACTTAAAACACGGTCCTAAGTTTGCGAGATAATCACAAGACTAGAGTACTGTTTTGACGGTAATAAGCACATCAAAAACCAATTATCATGCTGGATGGTTTGCAATTTAATATGAAAATGCCGCACTGGACTTTGTCGGCAGCAAAGAGTATGGAAGATGGAGAGTTCATCAACGCCGGAGAGGAGATCTCATGGGGAGTGCTGCTGCCATTTCTAGTGGAGATCCCATGGGAGCAGTCGAATTAACAGGCGAAGGAGAGTTCTGCGTCGAACTCGAGGCAGGAGACTTCAACTCTGAGCTTGAGCCCGGGTAAGGTCCCCATCACTTGTACTTGTCAGTGGGGACGCTAAGCCTCTCGAGGATCACCACCACCTCGCTCATAGAAGGCCTTTGGCTTGCCTCTCCCACGCACTGCATCGCAAGAAGCGCCATCATGTAGGCTCCCTT
Above is a window of Punica granatum isolate Tunisia-2019 chromosome 7, ASM765513v2, whole genome shotgun sequence DNA encoding:
- the LOC116214055 gene encoding vacuolar protein sorting-associated protein 29 — encoded protein: MVLVLALGDLHIPHRAPDLPAKFKSMLVPGKIQHIICTGNLCIKEVHDYLKTLCPDLHITRGEYDEDARYPETKTITIGQFKLGLCHGHQVIPWGDLDSLAMLQRQLDVDILVTGHTHQFTAYKHEGGVVINPGSATGAHSSITYDVNPSFVLMDIDGLRVVVYVYELIDGEVKVDKIDFKKTTATTAH